From Opisthocomus hoazin isolate bOpiHoa1 chromosome 28, bOpiHoa1.hap1, whole genome shotgun sequence, the proteins below share one genomic window:
- the LOC142364666 gene encoding actin filament-associated protein 1-like isoform X1 — protein MAGGTGHVNPIFSASGTPCQPCPGRWAADGHPCWRPLLAGHDGTSPSPADLDRLLSDLRSFLLILDRESLSATARAKKKSVGDLLSRLQSPSSEDAEYMIMRCLSPSPGTPQVSPGTGTVDGMGGRACACRPASTLSLHGGSKVPGVSPSPPADDSYEDAEPLGPGRCTGGADTDSSHYESYGEDEDGVTDRAHYLRRSPAAGPDAEPPGRPEAQLCGFLWRKCWLGRWAKQLFIVREHALLCFRCAADPQPVLELDLRGCHVTYKAKRGKRMPHALKVTGTAGEVLVIGFQSRQQAEDWRKVIEEVSSDAPSGLAAINVPASPSSRLSRAFGSHLGKEEEEEEDCSRQSPARSPRPGEDAKGGFLAVRWQRLRCAVQRGALRMFPEPGGAHRPACALRLDGCRVSPGAAAGSPQRLRIRIAQRGRELALLQTRSDEEREAWLKTLRARGGEEPAGDGPCAETPRLGDASSCPAAGGLLLRRVPTPNAYMDDPSGQLPPAKTPKDLYSNTERLQQLQQSLDRAVPGRRRRPVSALPVGAAGSTLSSQAAPAAALRGRAASPQRAKVSPELRSKVVSRSQRTLTLPERKGARDGLDILIGKRAFPKLEEKVGQLEKACRVKGRLKAGSEMNLLAIGKSLKGHIAATASSAASEGSFLTPLLKRTASAKSALKPSPSPVIVEKGNVLQKRKEWEMKTAM, from the exons ATGGCCGGTGGCACGGGGCACGTGAACCCCATTTTCTCGGCGTCGGGGaccccctgccagccctgcccggggcggTGGGCAGCGGACGGGCACCCCTGCTGGCGCCCTCTCCTGGCGGGGCACGATGGCACGTCCCCGTCCCCCgcagacctggacaggctgctgtCGGACCTGCGCTCCTTCCTGCTCATCCTGGACCGGGAGAGCCTCAGCGCCACGGCTCGGGCCAAGAAGAAGTCGGTGGGCGATCTCCTCTCCCGGCTACAGAGCCCCTCGT CAGAGGATGCCGAGTACATGATCATGCGCTGCCTCTCGCCTTCTCCGGGGACCCCGCAGGTCAGCCCGG GAACCGGGACGGTGGACGGGATGGGAGGGAGAGCCTGCGCCTGCCGCCcggccagcaccctcagcctgcATGGAGGG AGCAAGGTGCCGGGCGTCTCGCCGTCCCCACCAGCCGATGACTCCTACGAAGACGCCGAGCCCCTCGGCCCCGGCAGATGCACGG GCGGTGCCGACACCGACAGCAGCCACTACGAGTCCTAcggggaggatgaggatggtgTTACGGACCGTGCCCACTACCTGCGGCGGTCGCCGGCGGCCGGCCCCGACGCCgagccccccggccgccccgaaGCGCAGCTCTGCGGCTTCCTCTGGAGGAAGTGCTGGCTGGGGCGGTGGGCGAAGCAGCTCTTCATCGTCCGGGAGCACGCGCTGCTG TGCTTCAGGTGTGCCGCCGACCCGCAGCCGGTGCTGGAGCTGGATCTGCGGGGCTGTCACGTCACCTACAAAGCCAAGCGTGGCAAGAGGATGCCGCACGCCCTGAAGGTGACGGGGACGGCGGGCGAGGTGCTGGTCATCGGTTTCCAGAGCCGGCAGCAggctgaggactggaggaag GTGATCGAAGAGGTCAGCAGCGATGCCCCGAGCGGGCTGGCAGCCATCAACGTCCCAGCATCGCCCTCCTCGAGGCTCAGCAGG GCTTTCGGGTCCCACCTtggcaaggaggaggaagaggaggaggattgctcccggcagagcccagcccgcagcccccggcccggagAGGATGCTAAAGGAG GTTTCCTGGCGGTGCGGTGGCAGCGGCTGCGGTGCGCGGTGCAGCGGGGAGCCCTGCGCATGTTCCCCGAGCCCGGCGGTGCCCACCGCCCGGCCTGCGCCCTGCGCCTGGACGGCTGCCGGGTCTCCCCGGGGGCAGCCGCCGGCTCCCCGCAACGTCTCCGCATCCGCATCGCCCAACGGGGCCGGGAGCTCGCCCTGCTGCAG ACCCGTTCGGACGAGGAGAGGGAAGCCTGGCTGAAGACCCTGCGGgccaggggaggagaggagccggCCGGCGACGGCCCCTGCGCCGAGACCCCCAGGCTGGGCGatgccagcagctgccctgctgcagg CGGGCTGCTGCTGCGCCGTGTCCCGACCCCCAACGCCTACATGGACGACCCCTCCGGGCAGCTCCCACCAGCCAAGACCCCCAAGGACCTCTACTCCAACACGGAGCGGCTGCAGCAGCTG cagcagagcctggaCCGAGCAGTGCCAGGGCGGCGGAGGAGACCGGTGTCTGCGCTGCCCGTGGGTGCCGCGGGCAGCACCCTGTCCTCGCAGGCGG CACCGGCGGCAGCTCTCCGGGGCAGGGCGGCCAGCCCGCAGCGGGCGAAGGTGAGCCCCGAGCTCCGGAGCAAGGTTGTCTCCCGGTCCCAGCGCACCCTGACGCTGCCGGAGAGGAAAGGGGCTCGGGATGGGCTGGATATCCTCATCG GGAAGAGAGCCTTCCCCaagctggaggagaaggtgggGCAGCTGGAGAAGGCCTGCCGAGTGAAGGGCAGGCTGAAAGCCGGCTCCGAGATGAACCTGCTGGCCATCGGGAAGTCGCTGAAGGGCCACATCGCCGCCACGGCCAGCTCGGCCGCCTCCGAG ggctCGTTCCTCACGCCGCTGTTGAAGCGCACGGCGTCGGCCAAGAGTGCCTTGAAGCCATCTCCCTCGCCGGTCATCGTGGAGAAGGGAAACgtgctgcagaagagaaag GAGTGGGAGATGAAGACGGCGATGTGA
- the LOC142364666 gene encoding actin filament-associated protein 1-like isoform X2 has translation MARQRDLDRLLSDLRSFLLILDRESLSATARAKKKSVGDLLSRLQSPSSEDAEYMIMRCLSPSPGTPQVSPGTGTVDGMGGRACACRPASTLSLHGGSKVPGVSPSPPADDSYEDAEPLGPGRCTGGADTDSSHYESYGEDEDGVTDRAHYLRRSPAAGPDAEPPGRPEAQLCGFLWRKCWLGRWAKQLFIVREHALLCFRCAADPQPVLELDLRGCHVTYKAKRGKRMPHALKVTGTAGEVLVIGFQSRQQAEDWRKVIEEVSSDAPSGLAAINVPASPSSRLSRAFGSHLGKEEEEEEDCSRQSPARSPRPGEDAKGGFLAVRWQRLRCAVQRGALRMFPEPGGAHRPACALRLDGCRVSPGAAAGSPQRLRIRIAQRGRELALLQTRSDEEREAWLKTLRARGGEEPAGDGPCAETPRLGDASSCPAAGGLLLRRVPTPNAYMDDPSGQLPPAKTPKDLYSNTERLQQLQQSLDRAVPGRRRRPVSALPVGAAGSTLSSQAAPAAALRGRAASPQRAKVSPELRSKVVSRSQRTLTLPERKGARDGLDILIGKRAFPKLEEKVGQLEKACRVKGRLKAGSEMNLLAIGKSLKGHIAATASSAASEGSFLTPLLKRTASAKSALKPSPSPVIVEKGNVLQKRKEWEMKTAM, from the exons ATGGCCCGGCAGAGAG acctggacaggctgctgtCGGACCTGCGCTCCTTCCTGCTCATCCTGGACCGGGAGAGCCTCAGCGCCACGGCTCGGGCCAAGAAGAAGTCGGTGGGCGATCTCCTCTCCCGGCTACAGAGCCCCTCGT CAGAGGATGCCGAGTACATGATCATGCGCTGCCTCTCGCCTTCTCCGGGGACCCCGCAGGTCAGCCCGG GAACCGGGACGGTGGACGGGATGGGAGGGAGAGCCTGCGCCTGCCGCCcggccagcaccctcagcctgcATGGAGGG AGCAAGGTGCCGGGCGTCTCGCCGTCCCCACCAGCCGATGACTCCTACGAAGACGCCGAGCCCCTCGGCCCCGGCAGATGCACGG GCGGTGCCGACACCGACAGCAGCCACTACGAGTCCTAcggggaggatgaggatggtgTTACGGACCGTGCCCACTACCTGCGGCGGTCGCCGGCGGCCGGCCCCGACGCCgagccccccggccgccccgaaGCGCAGCTCTGCGGCTTCCTCTGGAGGAAGTGCTGGCTGGGGCGGTGGGCGAAGCAGCTCTTCATCGTCCGGGAGCACGCGCTGCTG TGCTTCAGGTGTGCCGCCGACCCGCAGCCGGTGCTGGAGCTGGATCTGCGGGGCTGTCACGTCACCTACAAAGCCAAGCGTGGCAAGAGGATGCCGCACGCCCTGAAGGTGACGGGGACGGCGGGCGAGGTGCTGGTCATCGGTTTCCAGAGCCGGCAGCAggctgaggactggaggaag GTGATCGAAGAGGTCAGCAGCGATGCCCCGAGCGGGCTGGCAGCCATCAACGTCCCAGCATCGCCCTCCTCGAGGCTCAGCAGG GCTTTCGGGTCCCACCTtggcaaggaggaggaagaggaggaggattgctcccggcagagcccagcccgcagcccccggcccggagAGGATGCTAAAGGAG GTTTCCTGGCGGTGCGGTGGCAGCGGCTGCGGTGCGCGGTGCAGCGGGGAGCCCTGCGCATGTTCCCCGAGCCCGGCGGTGCCCACCGCCCGGCCTGCGCCCTGCGCCTGGACGGCTGCCGGGTCTCCCCGGGGGCAGCCGCCGGCTCCCCGCAACGTCTCCGCATCCGCATCGCCCAACGGGGCCGGGAGCTCGCCCTGCTGCAG ACCCGTTCGGACGAGGAGAGGGAAGCCTGGCTGAAGACCCTGCGGgccaggggaggagaggagccggCCGGCGACGGCCCCTGCGCCGAGACCCCCAGGCTGGGCGatgccagcagctgccctgctgcagg CGGGCTGCTGCTGCGCCGTGTCCCGACCCCCAACGCCTACATGGACGACCCCTCCGGGCAGCTCCCACCAGCCAAGACCCCCAAGGACCTCTACTCCAACACGGAGCGGCTGCAGCAGCTG cagcagagcctggaCCGAGCAGTGCCAGGGCGGCGGAGGAGACCGGTGTCTGCGCTGCCCGTGGGTGCCGCGGGCAGCACCCTGTCCTCGCAGGCGG CACCGGCGGCAGCTCTCCGGGGCAGGGCGGCCAGCCCGCAGCGGGCGAAGGTGAGCCCCGAGCTCCGGAGCAAGGTTGTCTCCCGGTCCCAGCGCACCCTGACGCTGCCGGAGAGGAAAGGGGCTCGGGATGGGCTGGATATCCTCATCG GGAAGAGAGCCTTCCCCaagctggaggagaaggtgggGCAGCTGGAGAAGGCCTGCCGAGTGAAGGGCAGGCTGAAAGCCGGCTCCGAGATGAACCTGCTGGCCATCGGGAAGTCGCTGAAGGGCCACATCGCCGCCACGGCCAGCTCGGCCGCCTCCGAG ggctCGTTCCTCACGCCGCTGTTGAAGCGCACGGCGTCGGCCAAGAGTGCCTTGAAGCCATCTCCCTCGCCGGTCATCGTGGAGAAGGGAAACgtgctgcagaagagaaag GAGTGGGAGATGAAGACGGCGATGTGA
- the LOC142364666 gene encoding actin filament-associated protein 1-like 2 isoform X3 has translation MAGGTGHVNPIFSASGTPCQPCPGRWAADGHPCWRPLLAGHDGTSPSPADLDRLLSDLRSFLLILDRESLSATARAKKKSVGDLLSRLQSPSSEDAEYMIMRCLSPSPGTPQVSPGTGTVDGMGGRACACRPASTLSLHGGSKVPGVSPSPPADDSYEDAEPLGPGRCTGGADTDSSHYESYGEDEDGVTDRAHYLRRSPAAGPDAEPPGRPEAQLCGFLWRKCWLGRWAKQLFIVREHALLCFRCAADPQPVLELDLRGCHVTYKAKRGKRMPHALKVTGTAGEVLVIGFQSRQQAEDWRKVIEEVSSDAPSGLAAINVPASPSSRLSRAFGSHLGKEEEEEEDCSRQSPARSPRPGEDAKGGFLAVRWQRLRCAVQRGALRMFPEPGGAHRPACALRLDGCRVSPGAAAGSPQRLRIRIAQRGRELALLQTRSDEEREAWLKTLRARGGEEPAGDGPCAETPRLGDASSCPAAGGLLLRRVPTPNAYMDDPSGQLPPAKTPKDLYSNTERLQQLQQSLDRAVPGRRRRPVSALPVGAAGSTLSSQAAPAAALRGRAASPQRAKGREPSPSWRRRWGSWRRPAE, from the exons ATGGCCGGTGGCACGGGGCACGTGAACCCCATTTTCTCGGCGTCGGGGaccccctgccagccctgcccggggcggTGGGCAGCGGACGGGCACCCCTGCTGGCGCCCTCTCCTGGCGGGGCACGATGGCACGTCCCCGTCCCCCgcagacctggacaggctgctgtCGGACCTGCGCTCCTTCCTGCTCATCCTGGACCGGGAGAGCCTCAGCGCCACGGCTCGGGCCAAGAAGAAGTCGGTGGGCGATCTCCTCTCCCGGCTACAGAGCCCCTCGT CAGAGGATGCCGAGTACATGATCATGCGCTGCCTCTCGCCTTCTCCGGGGACCCCGCAGGTCAGCCCGG GAACCGGGACGGTGGACGGGATGGGAGGGAGAGCCTGCGCCTGCCGCCcggccagcaccctcagcctgcATGGAGGG AGCAAGGTGCCGGGCGTCTCGCCGTCCCCACCAGCCGATGACTCCTACGAAGACGCCGAGCCCCTCGGCCCCGGCAGATGCACGG GCGGTGCCGACACCGACAGCAGCCACTACGAGTCCTAcggggaggatgaggatggtgTTACGGACCGTGCCCACTACCTGCGGCGGTCGCCGGCGGCCGGCCCCGACGCCgagccccccggccgccccgaaGCGCAGCTCTGCGGCTTCCTCTGGAGGAAGTGCTGGCTGGGGCGGTGGGCGAAGCAGCTCTTCATCGTCCGGGAGCACGCGCTGCTG TGCTTCAGGTGTGCCGCCGACCCGCAGCCGGTGCTGGAGCTGGATCTGCGGGGCTGTCACGTCACCTACAAAGCCAAGCGTGGCAAGAGGATGCCGCACGCCCTGAAGGTGACGGGGACGGCGGGCGAGGTGCTGGTCATCGGTTTCCAGAGCCGGCAGCAggctgaggactggaggaag GTGATCGAAGAGGTCAGCAGCGATGCCCCGAGCGGGCTGGCAGCCATCAACGTCCCAGCATCGCCCTCCTCGAGGCTCAGCAGG GCTTTCGGGTCCCACCTtggcaaggaggaggaagaggaggaggattgctcccggcagagcccagcccgcagcccccggcccggagAGGATGCTAAAGGAG GTTTCCTGGCGGTGCGGTGGCAGCGGCTGCGGTGCGCGGTGCAGCGGGGAGCCCTGCGCATGTTCCCCGAGCCCGGCGGTGCCCACCGCCCGGCCTGCGCCCTGCGCCTGGACGGCTGCCGGGTCTCCCCGGGGGCAGCCGCCGGCTCCCCGCAACGTCTCCGCATCCGCATCGCCCAACGGGGCCGGGAGCTCGCCCTGCTGCAG ACCCGTTCGGACGAGGAGAGGGAAGCCTGGCTGAAGACCCTGCGGgccaggggaggagaggagccggCCGGCGACGGCCCCTGCGCCGAGACCCCCAGGCTGGGCGatgccagcagctgccctgctgcagg CGGGCTGCTGCTGCGCCGTGTCCCGACCCCCAACGCCTACATGGACGACCCCTCCGGGCAGCTCCCACCAGCCAAGACCCCCAAGGACCTCTACTCCAACACGGAGCGGCTGCAGCAGCTG cagcagagcctggaCCGAGCAGTGCCAGGGCGGCGGAGGAGACCGGTGTCTGCGCTGCCCGTGGGTGCCGCGGGCAGCACCCTGTCCTCGCAGGCGG CACCGGCGGCAGCTCTCCGGGGCAGGGCGGCCAGCCCGCAGCGGGCGAAG GGAAGAGAGCCTTCCCCaagctggaggagaaggtgggGCAGCTGGAGAAGGCCTGCCGAGTGA